The Brevundimonas vesicularis genome includes the window CACCGGCATGACCACGATCATGCGGATCACGGCCATGGGCATTCTCACAGTCACCACGGACACAGCCACAGCCACGGCGGTCATAGCCACGGTCCGGTGGACACCGGCGACTGGCGCTACGCCGTCGGCCTGGTGGTCAATCTGCTGTTCGTGGCGTGCGAGTTCGGCGCCGGCCTGATCGCGGATTCGACCGCCCTGTTGGCCGACGCCGGGCATAATCTGTCGGACGTGCTGGGTCTGGCCATGGCGGGCGGGGCGGCCTGGCTGGCGCGACGCGGCGCACATGGAGCGGCGGGCGGTCGGCGGACCTATGGTTTCGGCAAGGCGACGGTGCTGGCGGCGCTGGGCAATGCGTTGCTACTGATCTTCGCTTGCGGGGCCATCGCCTTCGAGGCCGTGCGGCGGTTCAACGAACCCGCCCCGGTCGGGTCGGGCGTCATCATGGCGGTCGCGGGCATCGGCTTCGTCATCAACCTGGGCACCGCGCTGCTGTTCATGAAGTCGCAGCACGACCTGAATGCGCGCGGCGCCTATCTGCACATGATGGCCGACGCAGGCGTGTCGCTGGGCGTGGTGCTGGCCGGCGGGCTGATCATGATGACCGGCTGGTCGGTGGTCGATCCGCTGGTCAGCCTGGCGATCGTGGTCGTGATCCTGTGGTCGACCTGGGGCCTGCTGAAGGACTCGGTCAATCTGGCCATGGACGGCGCGCCGACAGGCGTGGACGTGCCGGCTCTGGAACAGGCGCTGGTCCGCCTGCCGGGCGTGCGAGCCGTGCATGATCTACACGTCTGGGGATTGTCGACGACCGAGACGGCCCTGACCGCCCACCTGGTCCACGACCGCGCCGACACGGCGGCGCTGATCTGCGAGGCCCAGGCCGTGGCGAAGCGCTACGCCATCGGCCATACGACACTGCAACTGGAGACCGAGCCGCTGCCGGATTGCCCGGGCTGCTGAGCCGTTAGGCCTGTTCGAACGTCACTGGCGCGCCCCAGAACTGGGACACCAGTTCCGACTGCGGCCCGGCCTGGCCGGTGGTCAGGAAGTCGCGGCGCCCGCTGTCGCCCAGATCGTATTCGGGGTGCGCCTTGAAATAGCGCTCTAGCGCATCCGCCACCGCCGTCGGCTGTTCGATCAGAACGGTGCCGGCCGGCAGGGCCTGGGCGAACAGCTCGGCGACGATCTCATAGTGGGTGCAGCCCAAGATGGCCTTGTCCGGGTGGCGGCCGATGCGGCGACGCAGCGCATCGACGTGGTCGTCGATCACCACCTTCAGCTCCTCCGGCGGCGCGCC containing:
- a CDS encoding cation diffusion facilitator family transporter, which gives rise to MNAAHDHSPSHRHDHDHADHGHGHSHSHHGHSHSHGGHSHGPVDTGDWRYAVGLVVNLLFVACEFGAGLIADSTALLADAGHNLSDVLGLAMAGGAAWLARRGAHGAAGGRRTYGFGKATVLAALGNALLLIFACGAIAFEAVRRFNEPAPVGSGVIMAVAGIGFVINLGTALLFMKSQHDLNARGAYLHMMADAGVSLGVVLAGGLIMMTGWSVVDPLVSLAIVVVILWSTWGLLKDSVNLAMDGAPTGVDVPALEQALVRLPGVRAVHDLHVWGLSTTETALTAHLVHDRADTAALICEAQAVAKRYAIGHTTLQLETEPLPDCPGC